The following is a genomic window from Leptospira bouyouniensis.
TTTTTCCCTCGAGGCACAAGTTTGGGTTCCAACGGGTACTGAATCTAGGCGAGCATCAGCATTACAATTTGATGCCGGTGGGTCCAGTTTCCAAAAAGATTATTACGGTTATATCTCTCCAAATTTTACTTATAACCATGGAAGTCAGTTTGGGTATTCATTTTCTCTTCCTATCAATGTACTGGCAGTCGACAAAGAACCAATCCAATTAGATAGTAAAGCGGGAAAAGTCCGAGAAATGGACTATAATAGTCGAAATGACTATGCTCGGGTTTTAAATTATATTTCTTATGGAACATATAACCAACAAGTTCCCGGGAAAGTAACTTATTCAGCATACACGGGTAAGATGGTAGATGGATATATTGGCCATGGAACCATCGTTAACAAATACCAAAGTTCTTCTCGATTTGATTCCTTTAATCCAGGTGTGATGGCGGATTTGAATACTGATTACGGTGGAGTACAATATTTTGCCAATTCAGTCGTTAACTTTGAAGTGAATGCTGCGCGCGTTTATATCAAACCTCTTGCAATTGGAAGGTCACTTTATTCTTTATTTGATAAATCTGGAGACCTCGTATACTTGATGAACCTTCGTGGGAACGTACTGGATGAATCAGGTAGGCTCAGTGTAGAGGAAGAAGCTGGGGCCGAAGAGATTCAAAAGAAAAAAGCAGAAGAGCTTCGTAAAAAAGAGATTCGACCAATTAGTAAAGACTCTCGCATGGAACTCATAGATAACGATCCTTGGTACAATCGATTGACCATTGGATATACACAGGCCTGGGATAGACAGGCACCTGTGCAAATGGCTTACAATACCAATGGTTCTCCTGTCACAGAAAAAAAATTAGACAATCCTAAAACTACAGAAGTAACCCGAGCATCGATTGAAGGGATGGATATCGAATATAGATTATTAAACCTGCCATTTGTGGAATTTACGCCTTATGTTGATTTTAATAAAATCAAAGGTCTAGATGGAGCTCAAGGAGCCCATTATGGAAGTGTTTTTCGTTTGGGAACGAAGGATTTAAACATCATCTTAAAACCTGAGTTCAGACAAATGACTGCAAATTATGCTCCAATGTACTTCGATAGTTTTTATGAAGTGGAACGATTTCAAAAATTTCCTGTGTCCGCTCCGATTCGCCCCAAATACGATTATTTAGAAAACCAATCAAATGCAAAGGTTACAGGTTATTATCATACGATTTATGTTAATTTTTACCATTTAGGATTTGAATTTGCAGTAGAAGATTATGGAGTCAAAGGAAACAAACGTGTGTTTGCTGCCGCATATATTCCCTTGGGTTCATCGTTTCTTATGTCCTTCTATTATACTAAAAAAGGATTCGAATCACAAGGGAAGGCTTTTGAACTTGATAACAACACGCAGGCTGCTGCAGAAATTTCGAAAGCCTTTGGACCAATTGTTTTACGAGTACAGAACTACCGAAAATATTACTTAGATGCAAGTGAAAAGTCTTTCCTTAGTATCGATGAAATTCGATTCCTAGTTTCAGGTGGAATTAGTTTTTAAAAAGTAAATACAACAATGAAGAAAAAGCAAATTCAGTTCGAAGATTGATATTCCCCAATGTTCTGACTAAAAAGTTTTTCTTAGAAAAAAATTCCAAATCACTCGGCTTCCAACCTGATTCGGAACCAAAAACATAAAGTGGTTTACTACCTACTTCATTTTCTTGGATGGAATTTTGGATATCACTCTTTCCCATACGATCAAGGATGATCACTTTACCTGGCCAATGTTCTAGGTGGTGTTTCCAATTTTCTGTTTGGGCCATATTGACTACTGGTTCACGAAAATTTCCAGTTTGGCTCATCCCAGTTTGCATCCATTCTTTCCACTCAGTTTTGTAAATAGGTGAAGTCCAATATTCTTTGTTTTTTGTCTCTGTTGCAAAAAAAAATATACTTTCGATCCCATAAGCACCTGCTAGGTGGAGGATCTTCTTTGTCGTTTGAGGCCTTGGCAAAGAAAAAAAACAATGGACTGATAATGGATTTAAAACATTGGAACGTTTTTCTGCTTCCACAAGAATCGTCTGGGTTTCGCCGATTTCTTGGATTAGAAACGAAAAATTACCAACATTTGGAATTACAACTTGGACAAAATCTCCTGTATTTTTTTTTAAAATGGCTATGATGTGTTGATGGCGTTGATCTCGAATCGATACCATCCTTTCAGAATTTAATTCTTCTTCCGAAATGATAATCCAGTTCAAATTTTAGATCTCAAAACTTGGCTTTTGGAAATTGGGGGGAGATGGATCCGCTTCCGGTGTTTCCATCAATGGACCTTCTAAATCTGGGGAGGGAATTTCCATGGGCGATTGGTCTTCAAGAATAGGTTCCTTTGGTTGCGAAATAGGAAGTGTCTCAGAATTGGTGAGGGACCACTTCCAAACATATAATAATAAAATAGTAAAAAGTAAAATGGGAATCCAAGGGATTTCTTTTTTGGTTTTGTTATGTTTTGATTTTAGATAATCAATAGGTGCATATAGCAAATCCAAGAACAAATCTCTATAATTTTGAAATGAAGGTTTGAATTGGAAAGTGGGGATCTCTTCTTCTGGTGAGATGTTCTTAGCATCTAACTCTAAATCAGGATCAAATGTAAATCTGTGAGAGCATACGGGACATTGAACCAAAATGGTTCCCTGTGTGACAGGGAACCGTAACATCGTGGAACAATTCGGACATTGTTTTACGCGATTCAATTAAGAACCTGTATAGTTCTTAGTATTTTAAAGAACTTTTCAATGCTTCTACGTTTTTCTTATAATGTTTGTTTGAATCACGATCATTATAATCAAAGATTTTTGTGAAAAGTTTATCAAAATAATCTAAGTTTTTGAAATAGAATTGTTTTTTGAAATTGTTTCGAATTGGGTTCGACTTTGTGTTTTCAACATTTGATAAAATGTATTTTCCAACACCTTTTTCTGAAGGAGTTTCAGGAGTTCCCCAAACTGGATAATCATCATGTTGGTAAAACAATTCAATTTTATCGTTGTGAGCTGGATCTCCATTTGGAGCAACATCAGCGATTACGGAAATTACTTTGTCTTCCAATAGAAAATTGTTTTGATAAATATAAGTTCTCACCTTTGTAAGGTTACGTGGTTGTTCTTTTCTTGGATCTGGATCTGCGTTGTTAGATCCTTCAAAAAAGAGTTCCATTTTTTTGAACTTAGCACCTAAATTTTTAGAAGACTTTCCATCTTCACTTCCTACGAAATCAAATACTTCAAGGTGCAAACAAGTGTTATCTTGTGCTTCTTGTTTATCTGCTGCTTCACAACGTTCTCCATCAGCACTTGGTTTGCCTTTGTAAAGAACTGTTTTATGAGGAAGAGTTCTCACTTTCATCTTAAAAAGTACTGTATGCAAACGAAGGCGTTTGTTCACTTCAGAGATATTTTCATCGA
Proteins encoded in this region:
- a CDS encoding RsmE family RNA methyltransferase, which encodes MNWIIISEEELNSERMVSIRDQRHQHIIAILKKNTGDFVQVVIPNVGNFSFLIQEIGETQTILVEAEKRSNVLNPLSVHCFFSLPRPQTTKKILHLAGAYGIESIFFFATETKNKEYWTSPIYKTEWKEWMQTGMSQTGNFREPVVNMAQTENWKHHLEHWPGKVIILDRMGKSDIQNSIQENEVGSKPLYVFGSESGWKPSDLEFFSKKNFLVRTLGNINLRTEFAFSSLLYLLFKN
- the fcpB gene encoding flagellar-coiling protein FcpB is translated as MKIKLILPILLLSIGVFAQTGSSETGSTSAGIDPSQSGKSMAETEKELDENISEVNKRLRLHTVLFKMKVRTLPHKTVLYKGKPSADGERCEAADKQEAQDNTCLHLEVFDFVGSEDGKSSKNLGAKFKKMELFFEGSNNADPDPRKEQPRNLTKVRTYIYQNNFLLEDKVISVIADVAPNGDPAHNDKIELFYQHDDYPVWGTPETPSEKGVGKYILSNVENTKSNPIRNNFKKQFYFKNLDYFDKLFTKIFDYNDRDSNKHYKKNVEALKSSLKY